The Oncorhynchus gorbuscha isolate QuinsamMale2020 ecotype Even-year linkage group LG04, OgorEven_v1.0, whole genome shotgun sequence genome includes the window acaaactgcgaaccaggcctaattgcccaacatcagtgtgcGACCTTTataatgctcttgtggttgaatggaagcaagtccccgcaccaatgctccaacatctagtggagtggaggctgttatagcagcaaaggggggaccaactccatattaatgcccatgattttataatgagatgttcaacgagcttCAAAAGGGCTTGATTCTCACGTATATTTGAGTAAGATTctgtgtaatactgtatgtagcctactagTGTCTCTATCATCAGTGAACTTCCTTTGTTCGTCAGTATGTAATGTTTCGCTCTCAATGGGACTTGTCATTTGATAGCAGTCTGCCATTCAGTTTGCCTCATGCAGGCAGAGCCCTGTGCCGGGAGAGAGCAGGTCGTGAAGGAGGGAGCGAGGAGACTCATCGAGTGGAAAGAAGAGATTCTTGTGTTTGTGAGCCAGGGGGCTCACGGGGTTTGGAAGAAATGTGCAACAACCCCCCCTGATCTgtttaaaggaaagaatgaatggggccatgtatcgtgagattttgagtgaaaacctccttccatcagcaagggctgggtgaaacgtggctgggtctttcagcatgacaatgatcccaaacacaccgcccgggcaacgaaggagtggcttcgtaagaagcatttcaaggtcctggagtggcctagccagtatccagatctcaaccccatagaagatatttggagggagtttaaagtctgtgttgcccagcaacagccccaaaacatcactgctctagaggagatctgcatggaggaatgggccaaaattgtcttcacaccagcaacagtgtgtgaaccttgtgaagacatacagaaaacgtttgacctctgtcattgccaacaaagggtatgtaacaaagtattgagaaacttttgctattgaacaaatacttattttccaccataatttgcaaataaattcattaaaaatcctacaatgtgattttctggatttttttccccctcatttttgtctgtcatagttgaagtgtaccaatgatgaaaattacaggcctcatctttttaagtgggagaacttgcacaattgctggctgactaaatacttttttgccccactgtacgtgtAGTACTGGCATAACACTTCAACGCCTTACAGCATCTTTTACACAGCAAGCTGTCTGAAATATGAACGGAAATTACTACtatgcaaataaaaaaaacatgggGAGTGATGAACAGTTACAGGGGCCTTTCTTTCATATACGCCTCCTGGCAATGCAGTTACAGGAGCCTTTCTTTCATGTACACCTCCTGGCAATAAAATAGGCCTATTTGAAAGATGCATATGTTCCTGATTCTGACTTGGATCGTTGGGTGTATTCCAAACGGAAGCAAATGGatttgaatttgtccaatagaaactctcgttttcgTTGCAAAACGTTCTCCATTTGGAGTAAACGGTTgccgttgcaaaacgttttggaCCAATGATTACacctgttttttttgtgtgcaggTCTTACGTCATCATTAAAAGGCAGTTATGACCTAAAGTTACAGCACATACAGGTGTAAAACTGCTCCACAGGGTCCCCTGCCTACTGTTGTAAATTGATTTTTGATAAAGCTTTTGTAAGAGAATACAAAATAAACTCACACAGATATTACCAGTTTCCAAAAACATGTGCAGAAGCGTATTATCCTCATtgacctctctcgctctctctcatgctctttctctctctcgtgttctattactttctttctctcatgttctatcactgtctgtctctgtttttctccaGGAGAAGGGTGAGGTGGTGGAGCAGGACAAGGTGAAGACCCTGCAATCTCAGGTGGATGGGGTGAAGGACATAATGACCCAGAACGTGGACCGGATCCTGGCCCGGGGTGAGAGGCTGGACGACCTGATGGGCAAGTCAGAGGACCTGCAGGCTGGGGTCAGTCCTACAACACTGTTCTTCCCCTCTTGTGTGCTCCTCtactgtttttaaaaatgttatttcatagttaatCCAAATTAGGTATCCATAATTGGATTTAAAGTAGTCTATGGACTTAGAGTTTGACCCACAGTTTGGGTTTTGTGTAGTGTACTTCAGTTTAAAtccaattaaatcaaatcaaactgcaTTTAAAATTCGCAATACACTTtacagtaaaacaaaatgcattatacacacacacagtttgcaaAGCATTGGTTACTGCAAAACCATGCAAATGGTATGATTTTTGTTAGCATAtcccatcccatctctccctcaggcTCAGAACTTCAAGCACACGTCTCAGAAGGTGGCTCGTTCCTACTGGTGGAAGAACATGAAGCTGTGGGTGGTGATAGTGGTCATCGTCCTCGTCATAATCCTCATCATCGTACTGCTCGCCACTGGAGTCATCCCTACTAGCTCGCCTGCTTCCCCTCTTCCCACACCCACAAAAGCGCAATAACCCCCCATGACGGAGACACACATTTACAGtacatcacacacacgcacatacacgctTACTTACCACCTGAGCAATTTCTTTCAAGAGAAGCCCAACTTCGAAACCAACTTGGCTCATGATCAATAGCTACTGTTGACTCTACAGTTCAACAATGCGTCATCACTTTGAAATGAAGCATGGTGGCTTTTATGAATAACCCTCACTTATTTGCACATTTTCTCCCTTTTTCTTAAATACATCACTATCTCAACTCTTGTACTGCTTCACACCCTCCATCTAACCAGTCTTTGGCCATTCAAACACCATATGGTTCATTTGAAGAAAAAGAACTACTAACTTCCCTGCTATCTCTGTTAATGCTGGGCCGCAAATATTTCAGGGAAGACCAAAGTACTAATTAAGGGGTAGATATTGTCATTGTAGCCTATATAATGTTATTTGTGACACATTTCTAAATTCATGCTGGTATTTATTTGGCATTTATGGTTTCTATTCCTTTGGTGTTTTGAGGGTATGTAATGTGATCCACACACAGTCAGGGGTAAGGAGTTAAGCCTCCAAGAGGTCAAAGGTCAGGACAGATTTGAATGGGTGAACATGGGAGATATGAAAAGATTTGTGCTGTAGAGATGTGTTTGTCATGGTCATTGTTCCTGATATTTATTTTAAATTGTTTGTATAGTTAGTCTTTTCTCACTTTTTCACTGTGTTTGAATGGGTTTTAGCTGAGCTGGTTACTAGAAAGGTTGTCACAGTGTTTTTGTTTTGAAAGATGGGAGAACAGATTTTCTTACTTGCAATGTTACAGTTAAAGAAAGCATCGGAGGCCACAGACGACACAGGCTGGTGGGaactgagagagggaaagagagaatggtGGGAGACTCTGGAGAAGCGAAAGGTCTTTACACCTCTATCCATGACCTTCTGATACTCCATCATACATAACCTGCTGGAACTCTTGTCAGGACCTATGCTTGTTATCATGTTCCATGCACCCAGGTCTTGGAAACCCTGGCTAACTCCAGTCAAGCTGCTGTGAGAGAGGGATGATTGAACAGCTAACAAGTCCCCTGCTGGTCTAAACTAATGTCTGCAGCTCCTATGACTGCTGTCACGACATGGCTTAGTTACTGCCTTGTTTTAGGAAGACACTATCTTTcaattgtaatgtactgtaattcaGTCATTGCTTACCTATTTCTTCCCCTTTTATTTCTTTGCCCACTTTAATCTTAATTCCCCCAAAATGTATTAATTCTGGTAATGTAATCTTGACTCCATTAAAACGATAAATTGCAGAGTAGCTTTAGGTACATGTATTCTTTAGCTACTTTTGACTTTTAACTTATCCCCCTGCCCACTCCAATGGTGCAATACCATCTGAGCTTTGGAGAGGTCAAGGGGTTAACTCCCATGCGTGTATATAGTTCATGTTTAGTTTTTTCACCTGTTAGTACATTTGTAAACCATCCAATTAGTGTAACATTGAGGTTCATTTAAGGCTATATGTCATCTCTTCTGAACATCTTTTGTTtttcatattactgtattaatgttaTTCTTAATCAACAATACCAATGAAGGAGTATGATATGACATGCTTGGATTAAAAAGTGTCTACATACTTAGAAAATGCCTGACAACTTTTATAATGGGAAATTATTGAAGTACAATTTTGCCTTAATCCCTTAATTAAAAGTATgagcacatttaaaaaaaaaaaacgtttttataATGCTGCCACCATAATGTGCCTTGCTATAGTCCGATCATAAAGGTCAGATATGTGTAGCCGTGGGGCGCCGGGCCAGAGATATAATGATATTTTAGACCAGTAGGATGTATTGGGAATTTGGGCCAGTTACAATTGTTGAAGAATTTGTTTTTCATTCATTGATAAGAGTTCAATTATGTTGTTTCTGATGAGTTATATAATAAAAAGTATTACCTTACGCAGTGATTTAGTTTTGTTCTTTCCTATTGTCTCAAATTATATTTGCTTGATCATAAAGTCACAAGAGGGAGACACATCACACTAACACAAAGAGGTCGGTGTAGTTGCTCAAAGGATCATGGGGAAAACCCAAAGGTTTTCCCCATGGCTGTTTAACTGTGTTCTAACTGCTGGGATCTCTCAATAcgctaatgggggggggggggggggtcttgatTAAGTGTTTACTTTGTGAAGGCGTTATCTTGAATCAACAGAAAAGAACCGTTGAGCCATTACCAGGACAGTCAAGGTTCCCAGAGTTTTAATCTAATATTTGATATCTTTGGAAGCATTAACAGTATTTACTTGGACTGTATATTAGGTTTTACAGTGGGCATAAACAGTGTTAACATCTTGCAATTTGTACTCGCTATGCAAAGACCTCAAGGACATCTCAATCTCCATCCATGTGTCAGATCTCACATACGGGAAGGGGGTCCAGGTTGTTTGGATCTGATCTCCTTAGGCTGTGTTAACACAGGCaatccaattctgatattttttccactaattggaaGGGATACTGGAtcgatagaggtagatatgtataggacagtggaggctgctgagggcagGATGGCTCATAATAGTGGTTGGAACagcgcaaatggaatggcatcaaatatATGGAAAgcgtgtgtttgatgtatttgatactattccactgtttctgctccagccattaccaccagCCCGCCCTTCCCAATGaaggtaccaccaacctcctgtggtatagGGGTTCAGGTATATAAGGTATATGTATATGGGTAAGGTGACTAGGAATCAGGATATATGGTAAACAATAAACAGAGTAGAGTAGTTCTGGTTTATCCCAAAGAATGAATGTGATTGTTTTTAACAAAGCATGAAAAATGCTAATCTTATATTACCAAGGTACTTCTCACATAACAATTTACATTTGCAATCCTTAGGACCAACCATGTGTTCCTGAAACAACAGATTCCAATGTAAGAAACTAAAAGAGCCCATTTATACTGGACAGGAAATGGTATCTAGGCATTCTGTCCGGATTCTGATTGGAAGTCATGTGGATGTGAGTCCTCATTCCTCCATATTACATAATGATAAGGAGGGAGGGCCGAGTCGACTGAATATGTTCTTTGTGTTGGTGTGGAACGGACCCAGACGTGACCCATTGTTAACGAGGCCTGAGAGAGTCTGGTTAGTACCACACGACCTGACACA containing:
- the vamp8 gene encoding vesicle-associated membrane protein 8, yielding MSNDMEKGEVVEQDKVKTLQSQVDGVKDIMTQNVDRILARGERLDDLMGKSEDLQAGAQNFKHTSQKVARSYWWKNMKLWVVIVVIVLVIILIIVLLATGVIPTSSPASPLPTPTKAQ